The window CGGCGGGCGGCGTGAACGTCCTGCCGGAGCTGGTGGGGCTCCCCGCCCTCGAGCTTCGCTGGTTGACGACCCGCGAACAGATCTGGCAGTTCGATTGGAATACCGTCCCCGCCTACCTCGCCGGGACCGCCGCGGCGTTCTTCGCGTACGCCGCATGGCGCGCGTGGCGCGACCGCCGGCGCGTCCGCGCCGGCGTCCACGGCGCGGTCACGGTCGGGCTGCTGGGGTGGGCCCTGAGCGGCACGCCGGGCGTGACGCTGCTGCCCTACCCGGAGCCGCACGGCTTCAACGTCGCCTTCGTCGGGATCGTCGTCGCCGCGGTCTGGCAGTTGTCGGGCTACACGATGGCGCTCTACCTGGCGGGCCTGCGGGGCGTCCCCGAGGACCTTCGCGAAGCGGCGCGGGTCGACGGGGCGTCGGAGTTCGGGGTGTACCGCCACGTCGTCCTGCCGCTGTTGGGGCCGATCACGCTGTCGGCGATGATCATCCTGGGGCACATCAGCCTGAAGATCTTCGACCTGATCTGGGCGATGGCGGGGGCGGACAACGCCACGACCGACGTGCCGGCGTTGCTGATGTACCTGCGTAGCTTCCGCGCGAACCGCTTCGCGGAGGGCGCCGCGATCGCGATGGTGCTGCTGATCATGGTGGCGCTCGTGATCGTGCCGTACCTGCGCAGCAGCCTCAAGGGCGAGGTACGGCGGTGAGCGTCGCGACGCGGGACGCCGGCCTCGACCTGGGGCGCCGCCGGTCCGGCGGACGCCGCGGGCGCTTCCGTTGGGTGATCTACGCGCTGCTGCTGCTGGCGACGGCGTTCTACCTGTTGCCGGTCTACCTGGTGGTCGTGACGGCCCTCAAGGAGCCGGCCGAAATCACGCTGGCGGACACCTGGCGGCTGCCGGAGACGTGGAATTGGGGCAGTTTCGTGACCGCGTGGGAGGCGTTCGCCCCGACGTTGCGCAACAGCCTCGTCCTGGCGGTGAGCGCGACGGCGGGCTCGGCGTTGTTGGGGTCGTTGAACGGCTACGTGTTGTCGAAGTGGCGGTTCCCGGGGGCGAACGTCGTGTTTCCGTTGATGCTCTTCGGGATGTTCATCCCCTACCAGGCGATCCTGATCCCGTTGTTCCAGTTCCTGCGCGACGTGGGGTTGTACGGCGACCTGTCGGGCCTGATCCTGACGCACGTCGTGTACGGCCTCCCGATCACGACGTTGATCTTCCGCAACTTCTACGCCGAGATCCCCGACGAGATGCTGGACGCCGCGAAGATCGACGGGGCGGGCTTCTTCGGGATCTACGCCCGCATCCTCTTCCCGTTGAGCGTCTCGGGGTTCGTGGTGGTCGTGATCTGGCAGTTCACGCAGATCTGGAACGAGTTCCTGTTCGCCGTCACCCTCACGCGGCAGGAGACCCAACCGATCACCGTCGCGCTGGCGAACCTGGCGGGCGGGGAGGCGGTCAACTGGAACCTGCCGATGGCGGGCAGCATCCTGGCGGCGCTCCCGACCCTGTTGATCTACGTGGTGCTGGGCCGCTACTTCATTCGCGGTCTGTTGGCGGGGTCGGTCAAGGGCTGAGCCGCGCCCCTCACCGGTAGGTCGCGCCGTCCCACGTCAGGTGCAGGTCGACGGGACCCTCGCCGTCGACCGCCACGCGGGCGACCCCCCGGTCCAGGTCGAACGGCGCGCGGAACGCCGCCCCGCCCTGCGTGACGTGGAGCTCCGCCGTCCGCGTCGCGTGCGTGCGGGGGGCGGGCGCCCCGTGGAGGGCGTCGAGGCGGAGGACGCCGGCGCCGTACGTGTCGGGCGTCATGATCGTGGGGTCGACGTACGTCGCCGCCTGGAGGCGCGCGAGGACCGCGTCCGGCGCGAGGTCGGGCTCGCGCCCCAACAGCGTCGCGACGGCGCCCGCGACGTGCGGCGCCGCCATGCTGGTCCCGCTCGCGAAGTCGTGGCCGCCGGGGACGGTGCTGAGGATGTCGGCGCCGGGCGCCATCAGGTCGAGGTGGCCCGGCCCCCCGGCGTCGCTCCGGCGGGCGTTCGAGAAGCTGGCGCGCACCCCGTAGCGCGTGGTCGCGCCGACCGCGACGACGCCGTCCGCCGACGCGGGGAACGGCAG is drawn from Trueperaceae bacterium and contains these coding sequences:
- a CDS encoding sugar ABC transporter permease, which gives rise to MRTNDRLVAFLMLLPSLVLLSIFVYGFIGRTAWVSLTNWGADASQALALNPELAFVGFENYRKLFTGLIDVRFRQDLVNTFFFTVFFLLGTLGLGLGLAILLDQKVRFEAVFRTIFLFPFALAFIVTGTVWRWMLQPAGGVNVLPELVGLPALELRWLTTREQIWQFDWNTVPAYLAGTAAAFFAYAAWRAWRDRRRVRAGVHGAVTVGLLGWALSGTPGVTLLPYPEPHGFNVAFVGIVVAAVWQLSGYTMALYLAGLRGVPEDLREAARVDGASEFGVYRHVVLPLLGPITLSAMIILGHISLKIFDLIWAMAGADNATTDVPALLMYLRSFRANRFAEGAAIAMVLLIMVALVIVPYLRSSLKGEVRR
- a CDS encoding carbohydrate ABC transporter permease → MSVATRDAGLDLGRRRSGGRRGRFRWVIYALLLLATAFYLLPVYLVVVTALKEPAEITLADTWRLPETWNWGSFVTAWEAFAPTLRNSLVLAVSATAGSALLGSLNGYVLSKWRFPGANVVFPLMLFGMFIPYQAILIPLFQFLRDVGLYGDLSGLILTHVVYGLPITTLIFRNFYAEIPDEMLDAAKIDGAGFFGIYARILFPLSVSGFVVVVIWQFTQIWNEFLFAVTLTRQETQPITVALANLAGGEAVNWNLPMAGSILAALPTLLIYVVLGRYFIRGLLAGSVKG